One Mytilus trossulus isolate FHL-02 chromosome 5, PNRI_Mtr1.1.1.hap1, whole genome shotgun sequence DNA segment encodes these proteins:
- the LOC134717581 gene encoding E3 ubiquitin-protein ligase TRIM71-like — protein sequence MAQVASKTCEICVSASGSQYCLECEQYFCENCKIFHKRQKLSKNHQFQSSEDDIPEAKSKCKDHNEDVSLLCNTCNVVVCSKCVTGNHKGHAFSQLMDSITQLKEKTKKNVSRKVQEATLNMEKIEEGQQAFAMKIEAVVKTITEEGTQIKAMVDKYIEQMITSIKNQSMMEKDKLAKAMAGYNMVLKSGSI from the coding sequence ATGGCACAGGTAGCATCCAAAACATGTGAAATTTGTGTTAGCGCCTCAGGATCACAATACTGCTTAGAGTGCGAACAATATTTTTGCGAAAATTGTAAAATCTTTCATAAAAGAcagaaattgtcaaaaaatcACCAGTTTCAGTCTTCAGAAGACGATATTCCGGAAGCTAAATCTAAATGTAAGGATCACAATGAAGATGTCAGTTTATTGTGTAATACATGTAACGTAGTAGTATGCAGCAAATGTGTAACTGGAAATCACAAAGGACATGCCTTTTCACAGCTTATGGATAGCATAACACAGCTGAAAGAGAAAACTAAAAAGAATGTGAGTAGAAAGGTACAGGAGGCAACTTTAAACATGGAAAAGATCGAAGAAGGTCAGCAGGCGTTTGCTATGAAGATTGAAGCAGTAGTTAAAACTATTACCGAGGAAGGTACACAGATAAAGGCTATGGTTGATAAATATATCGAACAGATGATTACATCGATCAAGAATCAATCCATGATGGAAAAAGACAAACTGGCAAAAGCAATGGCGGGTTATAACATGGTTTTGAAGTCGGGATCCATCTAG